A portion of the Gottschalkia purinilytica genome contains these proteins:
- a CDS encoding response regulator transcription factor, whose amino-acid sequence MTNILLVEDDESLNRGISFRLTKEGFKIFTAETVNKARELFYNENIDLIIMDVGLPDGSGFELCNEIRKNSDVLVLFLTACNQEIDIVRGYDVGGDDYVTKPFSLMVLISKINAILRRSNKEIHETIVSRDIVFYPQEMKVTKNEEEICLSKTELKLMKYLIDNAQQIVTKEQLLSQIWDSDGIFIDQNTIAVNIRRLREKIEDDPSEAKYIKNVRGLGYIWAERCMNR is encoded by the coding sequence GTGACTAATATCTTATTAGTAGAAGATGATGAGTCTTTAAATAGAGGGATTAGCTTTAGACTGACTAAAGAAGGATTTAAGATATTTACAGCTGAAACAGTGAATAAAGCTAGAGAACTATTTTATAACGAAAACATAGATCTTATAATAATGGATGTAGGATTACCAGATGGTAGTGGTTTTGAACTTTGTAATGAAATAAGAAAAAATAGTGATGTGCTAGTACTTTTTTTAACAGCATGTAATCAAGAAATAGATATAGTTAGAGGATATGATGTAGGTGGAGATGATTATGTTACAAAGCCCTTCAGTCTTATGGTACTCATATCTAAGATAAACGCAATATTAAGAAGAAGTAACAAGGAGATACATGAAACAATAGTTTCTAGGGATATAGTCTTTTATCCTCAAGAAATGAAGGTTACTAAAAATGAAGAAGAAATTTGCTTAAGTAAAACAGAGTTAAAATTGATGAAATATTTAATAGATAATGCCCAACAAATAGTAACAAAAGAGCAGCTTTTATCACAGATTTGGGATAGCGATGGAATATTTATAGATCAAAACACTATTGCAGTTAATATAAGAAGATTAAGAGAAAAGATAGAAGATGACCCCTCAGAAGCTAAGTATATAAAGAATGTTAGAGGACTTGGGTATATATGGGCGGAGAGGTGTATGAATAGATGA
- a CDS encoding ABC transporter ATP-binding protein, which translates to MKILETKSLKKHYGKKTNIVKAIDGVNISIEEGEFVAIVGTSGSGKSTLLHMIGGLDRPTDGEVIIDGKNIFEMDDNKLAIFRRRKIGFIFQSYNLVPVLNVWENITLPIGLDEKKVDKDYVKNIMDMLGIYDKRDSLPSELSGGQQQRTAIARALATKPSIILADEPTGNLDSKTEQEVMSLIKLSVKNYHQTIIMITHNEKIAQMADRVIRIEDGQVKENGGLKDEHYIKPC; encoded by the coding sequence TTGAAAATATTAGAAACAAAGTCATTAAAAAAACACTATGGGAAAAAAACGAATATAGTGAAAGCTATAGATGGAGTTAATATAAGTATAGAAGAAGGAGAGTTTGTAGCTATAGTTGGAACATCAGGATCTGGGAAAAGTACTCTTTTACATATGATAGGAGGTTTGGATAGACCTACAGATGGAGAAGTAATAATTGATGGAAAGAATATATTCGAAATGGATGATAATAAACTAGCTATATTTAGAAGAAGAAAAATAGGATTTATATTTCAATCATATAATCTAGTTCCTGTTTTAAACGTTTGGGAGAATATAACGTTACCTATAGGGCTAGATGAAAAGAAGGTAGATAAAGATTATGTAAAAAACATAATGGATATGCTAGGTATATATGATAAGAGAGATTCACTACCTAGTGAATTATCAGGAGGCCAACAACAAAGAACAGCTATAGCAAGAGCTCTTGCAACAAAGCCCTCAATAATACTTGCAGATGAACCTACAGGAAATCTTGACTCTAAAACAGAACAAGAAGTAATGTCTTTAATAAAACTATCTGTAAAGAACTATCATCAAACTATTATTATGATTACTCATAATGAGAAAATAGCTCAAATGGCAGATAGAGTAATTAGAATTGAAGATGGGCAAGTAAAAGAAAACGGGGGTTTGAAAGATGAACACTATATCAAACCTTGTTAG
- a CDS encoding amino acid permease — MKSILRKKDVASILNASSSTSLEKTLGAFDLTLMSIGAVIGTGVMVLAGLVASRDAGPAVVLSFIASAIVCILVALCYAEFASSIPSSGSAYAYIYVSLGEFIAHLVGWSLMIGYTLSTATVAGGWSAYFNGLLNEFGLHLPHKLISIPSQGGIINLPAVIIVLFVTYLLSRGTKESKKINNLMVIVKIGVIVLFLAVGAFYIKPKNLTPFMPFGWKGVFSGAASVFFAFTGFDAVSTSAEEVKNPQRNLPIGIVSSLVVCTIIYIIVSLVLTGVVPYSELNVGDAMAYALSTVGQGWAASILSVGAVIGIMAVMFAYSFGASRILFSMSRDGLLPKAFSKVNKETNVPTISTWIIGIIGSLMAGVVDLKQLADLANMVLIGTFLLVAVSVIVLRKTHPDLKRSFRVPLVPVLPAIAAFACLFLMFNLSKITWVYFGIWLTLGSIVYFTYSHKYSTLQSDIEDNLELKVNV, encoded by the coding sequence ATGAAATCTATATTAAGAAAAAAAGATGTGGCTTCAATCTTAAATGCTAGTAGCTCTACATCTCTAGAAAAGACTTTAGGTGCATTTGATCTAACTCTAATGAGTATCGGTGCAGTAATTGGAACAGGAGTAATGGTTTTAGCAGGGCTTGTAGCATCAAGAGATGCAGGACCAGCCGTTGTACTATCTTTTATTGCTTCTGCAATTGTATGTATACTTGTTGCTTTATGTTATGCTGAATTCGCATCCTCAATACCAAGTTCAGGTAGTGCATATGCATACATTTATGTATCCTTAGGGGAATTCATTGCCCATTTAGTTGGATGGTCTCTTATGATAGGATACACATTAAGTACCGCAACTGTTGCTGGAGGATGGTCTGCGTACTTTAATGGACTATTAAATGAGTTTGGACTACATTTACCTCATAAACTTATAAGTATTCCTAGTCAAGGAGGAATAATCAATCTTCCAGCTGTTATTATAGTATTATTTGTTACTTATCTACTTTCCCGAGGAACAAAGGAAAGTAAAAAGATAAATAATTTAATGGTTATTGTGAAAATTGGTGTTATAGTTTTATTCTTAGCAGTAGGTGCGTTTTATATAAAACCTAAAAATCTAACACCTTTTATGCCATTTGGATGGAAAGGCGTATTTTCAGGAGCTGCATCTGTATTCTTTGCATTTACAGGATTTGACGCAGTTTCAACATCAGCTGAGGAAGTGAAAAATCCTCAAAGAAATTTACCAATAGGAATTGTTTCATCATTAGTTGTTTGTACAATTATATATATTATAGTTTCATTAGTTTTAACTGGTGTTGTACCATACTCTGAGCTAAATGTAGGAGATGCTATGGCATATGCACTAAGTACGGTAGGACAAGGTTGGGCAGCTTCTATTCTTTCAGTTGGTGCAGTAATAGGGATTATGGCTGTTATGTTCGCATATAGTTTTGGTGCATCACGTATATTATTCTCAATGAGCCGTGATGGATTACTTCCAAAAGCTTTTTCTAAAGTAAACAAAGAAACAAATGTACCAACAATTTCAACATGGATAATAGGAATTATAGGATCTTTAATGGCAGGAGTTGTAGATTTAAAACAGTTAGCAGATCTTGCAAATATGGTTCTTATAGGAACATTTTTACTTGTAGCAGTATCTGTAATTGTACTTAGAAAAACACATCCTGACTTAAAAAGAAGCTTTAGAGTTCCATTAGTGCCAGTATTACCTGCTATAGCAGCATTTGCATGTTTATTTTTGATGTTTAATCTATCAAAGATAACGTGGGTATACTTTGGTATTTGGTTAACTTTAGGTTCAATTGTTTATTTTACTTATTCTCATAAATATAGTACATTACAAAGTGATATTGAAGATAACCTTGAATTAAAAGTTAACGTATAA
- a CDS encoding sensor histidine kinase yields the protein MIEYIRRDPLFKKILLILTMILLILTILILAVHYYIVGDIHRENARLTYSIVGRLTTIYPEAELDIVKNAIYTQSEEDIKKGEGILNKYGYDKSINIFHDNNFKKYSYKLLNIDIVLMLTIMTISYVFYMKFVKAFVDKIEILSTAIDNIDNNNFKIDMDYDEEGILSSLNIRFKQMTRRLELTLKELTKEKENIKSLVTDISHQIKTPLSSIKLFNFILLENVTNEEERREFLERSKKEINKLQWLTDSLMKISALEAGMITLNIKKRDIKETILEAINGIYIKALDKNISINTDIKNVEVCHDIKWTKEAIFNVLENSIKYTNKDGQVNISTIETEFYLQINIEDNGIGIPSKEFNDIFKRFYRGKSKEINQIEGSGVGLYLTRKILEDQKGSILVDSKERVGTKFSILLQKSK from the coding sequence ATGATTGAATATATTAGAAGGGATCCCCTTTTTAAAAAGATATTACTTATATTAACAATGATTTTATTGATATTAACTATACTTATTTTAGCCGTACACTATTATATAGTAGGAGACATACATAGAGAAAATGCGAGATTAACGTATAGCATTGTAGGTAGACTTACAACTATTTATCCAGAGGCCGAATTAGATATAGTCAAAAATGCAATATATACTCAGAGTGAAGAAGATATTAAAAAAGGTGAAGGAATATTAAATAAATATGGATACGATAAAAGTATAAATATATTTCATGATAATAATTTTAAAAAATACTCTTATAAACTTTTAAATATAGACATAGTACTTATGCTAACCATAATGACAATCAGTTATGTCTTCTACATGAAGTTTGTTAAAGCTTTTGTAGATAAAATAGAAATACTTTCTACTGCTATAGATAATATAGACAACAATAATTTCAAAATAGATATGGATTATGATGAAGAAGGTATATTATCTAGTCTGAATATTAGGTTTAAACAGATGACAAGAAGACTAGAATTAACCTTGAAAGAATTAACAAAGGAAAAAGAAAATATCAAGTCTCTTGTAACAGATATATCACATCAAATAAAAACTCCTTTGTCTTCAATAAAATTATTTAACTTTATATTATTAGAAAATGTTACTAATGAGGAAGAAAGAAGAGAATTCTTGGAAAGAAGTAAAAAAGAAATAAATAAATTACAATGGCTTACAGATTCACTTATGAAAATTTCTGCATTAGAAGCTGGAATGATTACACTTAATATAAAGAAAAGAGATATAAAAGAAACTATACTTGAAGCTATAAATGGAATATATATAAAGGCATTAGACAAGAACATTAGTATTAATACAGATATTAAAAACGTGGAAGTTTGCCATGACATTAAGTGGACTAAAGAAGCCATATTTAATGTTCTAGAAAACTCCATTAAATATACAAATAAAGATGGGCAAGTTAACATATCTACAATAGAAACAGAATTTTATTTACAAATAAATATAGAAGATAACGGTATAGGTATTCCCAGTAAAGAATTCAATGATATCTTTAAAAGATTTTATAGAGGTAAGTCAAAAGAAATCAATCAAATAGAAGGGTCAGGGGTTGGACTCTATCTTACTAGAAAGATACTTGAAGATCAAAAAGGAAGTATATTGGTAGATTCTAAAGAAAGGGTTGGAACAAAGTTTAGCATACTCTTACAAAAGAGTAAGTAG